The following are from one region of the Salvelinus alpinus chromosome 16, SLU_Salpinus.1, whole genome shotgun sequence genome:
- the LOC139540838 gene encoding myb/SANT-like DNA-binding domain-containing protein 4 isoform X2 — MATRAAYFSPSEAQILMEAYEEVKDIIKKKGNTATVIKQREKAWQSIADRLNALNMNGPKRTWQQVKIKYKNILQNAVKKNTHRQGTGGGSPKADLTPAEDMALELNKGRPVLEGIPGGKETSIGSSQDATRFIQVSGSTVFLLEPPAQAPDDADPGEGPSAAATAHDGDDDEEETISLDSRRHEDPDAIQWENQPGNISSQAIRKLYGNHLRRQIELADIDIQYKKKKMENLALESEIKKRTIRKLDLEIKKLERELQEDDTAQNKN, encoded by the exons atggcaactagagccgcgtacttttccccgtcggaagcacaaatcctcatggaggcatacgaggaggtaaaagatataattaagaagaaaggcaacaccgccacagtgataaagcaaagagaaaaagcgtggcaaagtattgcagaccgcctgaatgc attaaacatgaacgggccaaaacggacatggcagcaggtcaaaatcaaatacaagaacattctgcagaatg cagtgaaaaagaatacccacagacaaggcacgggtggtgggtcaccaaaggctgaccttaccccagcagaggacatggccttggagctaaataaaggcaggcccgtcttagaggggatccctggggggaaagagacgagcataggttcctcccaagatgccacccgcttcattcaag tgtctggcagcactgtgttcctgttagagccaccagcacaagcaccagacgatgctgatcca ggtgaaggccccagtgcagcagcaacagcacatgatggagacgatgatgaggaggagaccatctctctggattccagaaggcatgag gacccagatgctatacagtgggaaaaccagcctggcaacata agctcacaagctatcagaaagttgtatggcaaccacctccggcgccaaatagaactggcagacatagacattcagtacaagaagaaaaagatggaaaatcttgcactggagtccgaaataaaaaagaggacaattaggaaactggaccttgaaataaaaaaacttgagagggag ctccaagaagatgacacagctcaaaataaaaattag
- the LOC139540838 gene encoding putative nuclease HARBI1 isoform X1, translating into MKAQNCVFLSALTMACPFVRDVVDEEALVLRRAFRRERVFRDRLDPLAFPDDHLYERYRFSADGIRYLCRLLGPRIKHRTARSHALSVEQMVCVALRFFASGAFLYSVGDAEQLNKATICRTIRSVCLAIKALADVFISFPGHRRLCDIKEEFYRIAGFPNVIGAVDCTHIRIKAPSGAHEADFVNRKSFHSINVQMVCNADCVISNVVAKWPGSVHDSRIFRASEIYQCLSQGEFSGVLLGDRGYGCQPFLLTPFTDPQEAQQAYNHAHARTRARVEMTFGLLKARFHCLHKLRVSPVRACDITVACAVLHNVACLRKERAPRVPPAMDWDNPAIFPDDDSGRLLRDQYVLNYFS; encoded by the exons atgaaggcccaaaattgtgtgttcctttctgctctgacaatggcatgcccattcgtgcgagatgtggtggatgaagaagcacttgtgctgaggagagccttcaggcgagaaagggtcttcagggaccggttggacccactggccttccctgatgaccatctatatgaaagatacaggttttctgcagatggcatcaggtatctatgcagactactgggtcccaggattaagcaccgcactgcacggagccatgcactgagtgtggagcaaatggtttgtgtggccttgcgcttttttgctagtggagccttcctgtactcagtgggggatgcagaacagctgaacaaggccacaatttgccgcacaataaggagtgtgtgtctggctatcaaagcattagcagatgtcttcatctccttccctggccacagaagactctgtgacatcaaagaggagttctataggattgcag gtttccccaatgtcattggtgcagtggactgcacacacataaggataaaagccccctcaggtgcccatgaggccgattttgtgaataggaaatcctttcacagcattaatgttcag atggtctgcaatgctgactgtgtgatcagcaatgttgtggcaaaatggcctggctcagtccatgactccagaatctttcgggcctctgaaatctatcagtgcctatcacaag gtgaattctctggtgtgttgctgggagacagggggtatggctgccagccttttctcctgacacctttcacagacccccaggaagcacagcaggcctacaaccatgcccatgccaggaccagggccagagttgaaatgacctttggactcctgaaggcacgctttcactgccttcacaaattaagggtcagccctgttagggcatgtgatattactgtggcttgtgctgtcctccacaatgtggcctgcctgaggaaggagagggcccccagagtgccaccagccatggactgggacaatccggcaatcttccctgatgacgacagtggtcggctgctgagggaccaatatgtgttgaattattttagttag